A window from Megalops cyprinoides isolate fMegCyp1 chromosome 8, fMegCyp1.pri, whole genome shotgun sequence encodes these proteins:
- the LOC118782196 gene encoding iroquois-class homeodomain protein irx-3-like, whose protein sequence is MSFPQLGYQYIRPIYPSERQGIGGARAGTDLSPSGALSNVLSTMYGSPFAAAQGYGAFLPYSNDISIFNQLGAQYELKDSPGVQHPGFAHHHPAFYPYGQYQFGDPSRPKNATRESTSTLKAWLSEHRKNPYPTKGEKIMLAIITKMTLTQVSTWFANARRRLKKENKMTWAPRSRTDEEGNDYNSDHEGDKREDDEEIDLENIDTENIENKDDLDDQDDLHADLKLDGRSDSEISDSYEDLQGPDQRFLKTVVKESKDIHGDQDEHFHHHSLEIKATHHNGEQLKLNPASINSPPIENNAAPAQKPKIWSLAETATAPDNPRKSPLMNGNSAASATQAIIPPHRLISCPVGKLQNWTNRSFSAHQLALINSNHYLGLANQASANGLAMYARHTEEKSHNSESAVTDRSSALEAEKKLLKTAFHPVQRRPQNQLEAAMVLSALSSS, encoded by the exons ATGTCTTTCCCGCAGTTGGGATATCAGTACATCAGACCGATATACCCCTCGGAGCGCCAGGGTATCGGCGGCGCTAGAGCCGGGACAGATCTTAGCCCGTCTGGGGCTCTCTCTAACGTTCTCTCTACTATGTACGGATCACCTTTCGCCGCTGCGCAAGGATATGGAGCTTTTCTACCTTATTCAAATGATATATCAATTTTCAATCAATTG GGAGCTCAATATGAGCTGAAAGACAGTCCAGGCGTCCAGCACCCAGGATTTGCTCATCATCACCCTGCTTTTTACCCCTATGGGCAATACCAATTTGGTGACCCGTCCAGACCCAAAAATGCCACCAGGGAGAGTACTAGCACTCTTAAGGCCTGGTTGAGCGAGCACAGGAAAAACCCATATCCCACAAAAGGAGAGAAGATCATGCTGGCTATCATCACCAAGATGACCCTCACTCAAGTGTCCACCTGGTTCGCCAACGCAAGGAGAAGGTTAAAGAAAGAGAATAAGATGACCTGGGCTCCCAGAAGTCGGACAGATGAAGAAGGAAATGATTACAACAGCGATCACGAAGGAGACAAGAGGGAGGACGACGAAGAGATTGATTTAGAGAATATCGACACggaaaatatagaaaataaagACGATCTCGATGACCAGGATGATCTGCATGCTGACTTGAAACTGGACGGCAGAAGTGACTCTGAAATTTCAGACAGCTACGAGGACTTGCAAGGACCCGACCAGAGGTTTCTCAAAACTGTAGTGAAGGAAAGCAAGGACATTCACGGGGATCAAGACGAACATTTCCATCACCATTCTTTAGAGATTAAAGCGACACACCATAACGGTGAGCAATTAAAACTGAACCCCGCATCCATCAATTCGCCGCCCATCGAAAACAATGCGGCTCCAGCCCAAAAGCCTAAAATTTGGTCTTTGGCTGAGACGGCAACAGCTCCGGACAATCCCAGAAAGTCTCCACTGATGAATGGAAACTCAGCTGCGTCTGCAACACAAGCAATCATTCCTCCTCATAGACTTATCTCTTGTCCCGTTGGGAAACTTCAGAACTGGACAAACAGATCCTTCTCAGCCCATCAACTCGCTTTAATAAACTCAAACCATTACCTCGGACTTGCCAACCAGGCTTCTGCGAACGGCCTTGCGATGTATGCCCGACATACGGaggaaaaaagtcataattCAGAGTCAGCTGTAACAG ACAGATCTAGTGCCTTGGAAGCAGAGAAAAAGTTGTTAAAAACAGCCTTCCACCCAGTTCAAAGACG GCCTCAGAACCAACTAGAAGCCGCAATGGTTCTATCGGCGCTGTCCTCGTCATAG